Genomic window (bacterium):
TTATGGTGGCTGGCGCAATGACCGTAATTCGTGATTTTAGCATGCTTATCGCGCCAAGGTGGAGAATCTTTCTCCGTCGCTCTCCGACCGCGTTGCAACGCAAGAGTCTCGAATGACAGCGGATTCAGGTTAGAACCAGTTCCCACTATAATGCGTGATAGCTCGGTTTGTAGCCGAACAAGCGCCCAATAGCGGCGAGTGACCCGAACGCCACTTCTTGCACAGCAATGGGCATCCCGTCCAGGTACGTATACGGCATCATCGCACGCACCAGAACGGCGAGTTGGAGCAGGTTGGGCAACCCATTCTTATTCACCTTGCCGTCGCGCGCTAAACCAAAGAGCGTGACCACGGCCTCTTGTGACGCATCCAGAGCCGCGATGTTCGGCTGGTCGGGGGTCGTCGTCTGCCGCACATGCAACTCTTCGGCGCTGACACTCCAAGGATGCAGGTGCGGCACGCCCGGCGGAAACGTGAGCACATCGCCTCGTTTCGCTTCGCGTTCGCCTTTGGCTAGGCGATAACGTGCCACGCCGGTCAAAATCTCAAATCGCTCCGTCATGGTGGGATGAAAGTGAGCAGGCACAGAACCCTTCCCCGTGAAGGGTTTGTTGAAATACTCGACTTGTAGAAACGCGCCATGTGTATCATGCGCGGTCAGGCAGCACAGGACGCGCTGTCCCATGATCGGGTTTTCAATCACGTCGCCGGCCTTCAGCATTCAAGGACACCTATTGATCGATTGTCTAATACTAGTCTGTACTGTTTCGATCTAGTGTTAACACTGGAGGCGGCGTCCTCCATGAAAAGAGGGTCACCACTCTACCTCCGGAACCTCCAACCGAGGGCCTCGCAAGCTTCGGAGAGGAGGAGGAGAGCATACACAATGATCCCGTACACGCATCGTCGTAATGCGCCACTAGACTGTCAAGTGCGGACTTGGTGTTAACACTTCAATGCCTCCCAAGGGGACCGACATGGATCAACTCGCAACCTTGGTGGTGAAGATCGACGCCGGGGTCCGTCCGTGGAGACGGTACCCT
Coding sequences:
- a CDS encoding cupin domain-containing protein translates to MLKAGDVIENPIMGQRVLCCLTAHDTHGAFLQVEYFNKPFTGKGSVPAHFHPTMTERFEILTGVARYRLAKGEREAKRGDVLTFPPGVPHLHPWSVSAEELHVRQTTTPDQPNIAALDASQEAVVTLFGLARDGKVNKNGLPNLLQLAVLVRAMMPYTYLDGMPIAVQEVAFGSLAAIGRLFGYKPSYHAL